The Gossypium hirsutum isolate 1008001.06 chromosome D03, Gossypium_hirsutum_v2.1, whole genome shotgun sequence genomic interval TGTTGTCGTTGGGACCTGTTCGACAAAGGCTTAGTTCCCGACGTAAGGATTGGATCTCTTCATCTTTTGTGGCATTGCTGCTTTTCAGCTCCTTTAGCTGCAACGTTATCTCGAACAGGCTATTCTGGTTATTCGTCTCTACTTCCACGAGCTGCTGCTTGGTATCCTTGTGGTTCCTAAGCATTGTACTGTTTTCCATCAATAGGTTCTTCTCTCTGTTTTCCATACCTTTCATGAACAACTGCTTCCAATCCGGTTCGCCTTCGGGTTCTCTTTTGTGTCCTTCCGATTCAGCTATGGAATGAGTGTCTACTAACATCGAAGAAGCTCGCGAATCAACTTTGTTCTCTGTTATTCGGTCTTCGGATTTCTTCGAATCAACTTTGTTCTCTGTTATTCCACGGCTAACACCACCTTCATTTGTAAAAGCAAGGGAGTCTTCTTTTTGTACTGAACCAACAGCAACCATCTCTGTTTTCGCACTCCGAATTCCGCAGCCATCACTTGCATACAGATTCCGACTCTCCTTTTCTtgagaccctaattcggatttcACGTCGGCTGATGCATCGGCAACCTCAATCTCCTTGCCTGCATTCACTTTTGACGATTCGATCTCATCTGGCTTCACGTTACACAGTCTCCCTGAAAGGTGATTGATATTACAATGTGCTTCGATAAAATGAGTTCGGAGATCATTGTTTCGATCTTCAACAGTCCAGTTCAAGTCCTGAATCCGATGCAACTTCTCCTCCATTTCCTTTAACTTGTTCATCAAATGATTTCTTCCATCAATTAATGTCCATTTATCAACTTCCAAAGCTCGAATCTGGGCTTGAAGCTCATCGGTCTCTGCACTAAGTCTCTGGATAAGAGCCGATTGCGAGGAGACTGCCGTTTCTAAGTTTATCACCTTGTTCACAAGTTCATCAATCTTGGCCTCCATGTCTGGTACACTCAATGAATCACCGATGCCAACTTCAAACTTCTCCTTCAGCTTCTCCAGTAAGGACTCCATGTCCTCTCTCTTTTTGGTACTGTCACACGCTTTATCTTCCCTGGCCGATGGCTTTTCCGAGCCGAACTCGTTCTTTAAAGTGACCAACTTCTCCCTGGCATCCTTGATCCTTTTCTGCTCCACTCCGGCTTCCACGACTGATCTCTCTTGTTTCTCCTGCAGTTGAACCAACGTTTCTTCGCACGATTTTAAAGCCGTTGCAGCCATCACATTTCGAGCCTCATCGTCTTCGATGACCCTACCTACACCGAATTCGTCTTCCAAGCTACATATTTTTTCTTGCATTTGTTTGATCTCATTATCTATTTCCCAGTACTTGGCCAATCCACTTTCGTAACTACTCTTTGCAAACTCTTTTTCGGTTTGCATTGCCAGGATTCGTTTACAGAGCCTATCGATCTCTTCGACCCCCTCGGTCTTCGTCAACCCAGATTTAGCAACTGCATTGGTAATAGCCTTCATTGATTTCTTACGCTGCATATCCTTAGTAGCTGATGTTATTAAGCTCTTCAAATCTTTGACAGGTAGCTTCGGAACCATGGGGATACTGCCTTTCGAGTTCTCCGTAGCCTTGTTCAAGAAACTCAGGGAGTCATATTCGTCTTCATCGTCCATAGCAAACTGGACTCGATCCGGAAAAACGGAAGCGATGGTGTTGTTGGCATTTTGCAGCTCAGTCGATATGTGATCGTATCGTTCAGCTAAGGCACGGTAAGCCCTGTACGATTCTTCGACAAAATGAATCAATTCTGGCCTCTTTTTGTAGTACATTTCAGCTCTTTTGGCAAATGAATCTCCATCTTCTTCAATGAGTTTAAGCACTGATGTCACCTTCTCCTCCATATCTgcaaatttcattatattttctTACAGTTTTTAcagcatacatacatacacagtACACACACATATGTTCATa includes:
- the LOC121215260 gene encoding protein NETWORKED 2D, which gives rise to MLQRAASNAYSWWWASHIRTKQSKWLEHNLEENIMKFADMEEKVTSVLKLIEEDGDSFAKRAEMYYKKRPELIHFVEESYRAYRALAERYDHISTELQNANNTIASVFPDRVQFAMDDEDEYDSLSFLNKATENSKGSIPMVPKLPVKDLKSLITSATKDMQRKKSMKAITNAVAKSGLTKTEGVEEIDRLCKRILAMQTEKEFAKSSYESGLAKYWEIDNEIKQMQEKICSLEDEFGVGRVIEDDEARNVMAATALKSCEETLVQLQEKQERSVVEAGVEQKRIKDAREKLVTLKNEFGSEKPSAREDKACDSTKKREDMESLLEKLKEKFEVGIGDSLSVPDMEAKIDELVNKVINLETAVSSQSALIQRLSAETDELQAQIRALEVDKWTLIDGRNHLMNKLKEMEEKLHRIQDLNWTVEDRNNDLRTHFIEAHCNINHLSGRLCNVKPDEIESSKVNAGKEIEVADASADVKSELGSQEKESRNLYASDGCGIRSAKTEMVAVGSVQKEDSLAFTNEGGVSRGITENKVDSKKSEDRITENKVDSRASSMLVDTHSIAESEGHKREPEGEPDWKQLFMKGMENREKNLLMENSTMLRNHKDTKQQLVEVETNNQNSLFEITLQLKELKSSNATKDEEIQSLRRELSLCRTGPNDNNNTDQYAEPRPSSDMPIVTETSLNSPSRKEQNEDIGVMLSDQPQPISEIEENFRINIDELLNENLEFWYRFSTVFQELPKFNTGVKDLQAEISKLDERQKQDGNSTRNSLLISDVRPLYKHLGEVQTELNSWVERSLLLKDELKSRFSSLCDIEEEITQALKASAADDEIRFTSYQAAKFQGEILNMKQENNKVGKELEAGLDNARTLQPEIERTLEILIDDWELSRSKANRSGQLPHSESRSRIPLRSFIFGVKPKKQKTSIFSCVHPAMYWKYKFGM